In one Zymobacter palmae genomic region, the following are encoded:
- a CDS encoding deaminase has translation MNKRYDPILALFRNSRALAPVSSASKGALLESHSGETFHGFHEAALSRASAPPPSPHKRHHHDHAAVNVLHKAGEHCQGATLYMTSPPCLECSQAILDAGVRRVVHPDHYGDQPDYESCEQGNLLLGLNGVEVELWTPDRYAMN, from the coding sequence ATGAATAAGCGATACGATCCGATCTTGGCCCTGTTTAGAAATTCAAGGGCGCTTGCCCCTGTCTCGTCCGCTTCCAAGGGAGCCCTTCTCGAAAGCCATTCGGGAGAAACATTTCATGGCTTTCATGAAGCAGCTCTCAGCCGGGCATCAGCACCGCCGCCTTCGCCACACAAGCGGCATCATCACGACCATGCTGCTGTCAACGTACTGCACAAAGCCGGAGAACACTGTCAGGGCGCCACGCTCTACATGACGTCGCCCCCGTGTCTGGAATGCAGTCAAGCGATCCTTGACGCGGGCGTACGCCGTGTCGTGCACCCCGATCACTATGGTGACCAGCCTGATTATGAATCCTGCGAACAGGGCAATTTGCTTCTCGGACTGAACGGCGTCGAAGTCGAACTTTGGACACCCGACCGATACGCTATGAACTAG
- a CDS encoding ComF family protein, which produces MSFHSFIAELQRWLMRLMPGHCPLCQCPTLHTSGYCAACIHALPRNRPCCYSCALPLSSVEEGLCCARCLRRPRFHHATAPLLYTGDTPALVHSFKFHAALPAAFLLAELMGKAFHPPQKAWLLTVPQHPHRARQRGFDHIDWLATLCPSTRRMPRITAHRRYDTPPLRHLDRRQRLKLMKDAFSIETDVTGKHIVLLDDVMTTGATLNALATLCRQQGARRVEALAIARTPLSAWRELHTAS; this is translated from the coding sequence GTGAGCTTTCATTCTTTTATTGCTGAACTGCAACGATGGCTGATGCGCCTCATGCCTGGGCACTGTCCGCTGTGCCAGTGCCCTACCTTGCATACCAGCGGCTACTGTGCGGCCTGCATACATGCCCTGCCCCGTAATCGGCCGTGCTGCTACAGCTGTGCGCTGCCACTCTCATCTGTTGAGGAAGGCCTATGCTGCGCCCGCTGCCTGCGTCGTCCCCGCTTTCATCACGCGACCGCACCTCTTCTGTATACAGGAGATACGCCGGCATTAGTGCACTCCTTTAAGTTTCATGCCGCATTACCAGCCGCGTTCCTACTAGCCGAGCTGATGGGAAAAGCTTTTCATCCACCGCAAAAGGCATGGCTGCTTACTGTTCCACAGCACCCTCATCGTGCTCGCCAGCGCGGATTTGATCACATCGACTGGCTGGCCACACTGTGCCCTTCGACTCGCCGCATGCCCCGCATAACCGCTCATCGCCGCTATGACACACCGCCACTGCGCCACCTTGACCGGCGCCAGCGCTTGAAACTGATGAAGGATGCTTTTTCCATCGAAACCGATGTAACAGGAAAACATATCGTACTGCTGGATGATGTCATGACCACAGGCGCCACACTCAATGCGCTAGCTACCCTCTGCCGACAGCAAGGTGCCAGACGCGTAGAAGCGCTCGCTATTGCCCGCACGCCACTCTCCGCATGGCGTGAACTGCACACCGCGAGCTGA
- a CDS encoding MBL fold metallo-hydrolase, translated as MSLSDTTVTRIASLGSGSKGNATLIASREALIMVDCGLGIRDATARMARLGIAPDALDAILLTHEHGDHIRGVKSLARRYDIPVYGTAGTWLGGKLEPISDYRFIVPEKPFSIADLDIDPVTVPHDAREPVQFVVTAGQHRIGLLTDLGHVTPHIRQRFTGCDALFLECNHDLRMLAEGPYPFVLKRRVGGDWGHLANTQAKELLAFWGTDRLQHIVASHLSDKNNLPELAFDALRPLLDGAEERLHISTQTHGIEWQTLS; from the coding sequence ATGTCGCTAAGTGATACAACGGTAACACGCATCGCATCATTGGGAAGCGGTAGCAAAGGCAATGCAACGCTAATCGCTTCCCGTGAAGCGCTGATCATGGTGGACTGCGGGTTGGGCATACGCGACGCGACGGCGCGCATGGCACGGCTGGGTATCGCCCCCGACGCGCTGGATGCCATCCTGCTGACGCATGAGCATGGTGATCATATCCGGGGCGTCAAGTCACTGGCGCGCCGATATGACATTCCCGTATACGGTACGGCAGGTACGTGGCTGGGCGGCAAGCTGGAGCCCATCAGCGATTACCGCTTCATTGTGCCCGAGAAACCGTTTTCGATTGCTGATCTGGATATCGACCCCGTGACGGTGCCGCACGATGCACGTGAGCCCGTTCAGTTTGTCGTGACCGCAGGACAGCACCGCATTGGCCTGCTGACCGACCTCGGTCACGTCACACCTCATATTCGTCAGCGCTTTACGGGCTGCGATGCGCTTTTTCTTGAATGCAACCACGACCTGCGCATGCTGGCTGAAGGGCCATATCCCTTTGTGCTGAAGCGCCGTGTGGGTGGCGACTGGGGCCACTTAGCCAATACCCAAGCCAAGGAACTGTTGGCGTTCTGGGGAACCGATAGGCTCCAGCATATCGTGGCTTCCCATCTGTCGGACAAGAACAACCTGCCTGAGCTAGCGTTCGATGCGTTGCGTCCGTTGCTGGACGGTGCAGAAGAGCGGCTGCATATCTCGACGCAGACGCATGGTATCGAGTGGCAGACGTTGAGCTGA
- the dapA gene encoding 4-hydroxy-tetrahydrodipicolinate synthase: MITGSIVALATPMMPNGDIDWPALRRLVNFHLENGTDGIVAAGTTGEPSTMTVEEHFDVIRTVIDEVNGRVPVIAGTGANATWEAVNLTRWAKEAGADCCLSVTPYYNRPSQEGLYQHFKAIAEVGLPVIMYNVPTRTGVDLFNDTIFRLAELDNIVGLKEATGDLERDQELFDVLKGRDFALYSGDDSTACDFMLAGGHGVISVSTNVAPNAMHALCEAALAGDRERAHQINARLMSLHNAMGVEANPIPVKWALQQMGLAKEGIRLPLTPLSEKYHATVIGSMQQAEVL, from the coding sequence ATGATCACAGGTAGTATCGTTGCATTGGCGACCCCCATGATGCCCAATGGCGACATAGACTGGCCTGCTCTGCGTCGTCTGGTAAATTTCCATCTGGAAAATGGCACTGACGGTATCGTCGCGGCAGGAACCACCGGTGAGCCCTCCACCATGACCGTGGAAGAGCACTTTGACGTTATTCGTACGGTCATTGACGAAGTGAACGGTCGAGTACCGGTCATCGCGGGCACGGGCGCCAACGCTACCTGGGAAGCCGTCAATCTGACGCGCTGGGCCAAGGAAGCGGGTGCGGATTGCTGCCTGTCGGTCACGCCGTACTACAACCGTCCTTCTCAGGAAGGGCTGTACCAGCACTTCAAAGCCATCGCTGAAGTCGGTCTGCCGGTCATCATGTACAACGTACCGACACGCACGGGCGTCGACCTGTTCAACGACACTATCTTCCGCTTGGCCGAGCTCGATAATATCGTCGGTCTGAAGGAAGCTACAGGTGATCTGGAGCGTGATCAGGAACTGTTCGACGTGCTCAAGGGTCGCGATTTCGCGCTGTACTCGGGTGATGACTCGACGGCCTGTGATTTCATGCTGGCCGGTGGTCACGGTGTTATTTCGGTCTCTACCAACGTGGCGCCTAACGCCATGCATGCGCTGTGTGAAGCTGCGCTGGCCGGTGATCGCGAACGCGCGCATCAGATTAATGCGCGCCTGATGTCGCTGCACAACGCGATGGGCGTCGAAGCTAACCCGATTCCGGTTAAATGGGCGCTGCAGCAAATGGGGCTGGCGAAGGAAGGCATCCGCCTGCCGCTGACACCGCTGTCTGAGAAATACCACGCGACCGTCATCGGTTCCATGCAGCAGGCTGAGGTGCTTTAA
- a CDS encoding peroxiredoxin, with protein sequence MTLSIGDKIPSFSADMTGGQRFDLQEHQGTQIVLYFYPKDSTPGCTTEGLDFSRLNAEFAAANTRVFGISRDSLRKHENFKTKQCFPFDLISDPDETLCRLFDVIRLKKLYGKEYEGIERSTFLIDAQGQLIQEWRKVKVAGHAEAVLAAAQECHQR encoded by the coding sequence ATGACACTCTCCATTGGCGACAAGATTCCCTCCTTCAGTGCCGACATGACCGGCGGTCAGCGCTTCGACCTTCAAGAGCATCAGGGCACGCAGATCGTGCTCTATTTCTACCCCAAGGATAGTACGCCAGGCTGCACCACCGAAGGCCTCGATTTCTCACGGCTCAATGCCGAGTTCGCCGCCGCCAATACCCGCGTCTTTGGCATATCCCGCGATAGCCTGCGCAAGCACGAGAACTTCAAGACCAAGCAGTGCTTCCCTTTCGATCTAATTAGCGATCCCGATGAAACACTCTGCCGCCTCTTCGATGTGATTCGGCTTAAGAAGCTCTATGGCAAGGAATACGAAGGCATTGAACGCAGCACGTTTCTGATTGATGCACAGGGGCAACTGATTCAAGAATGGCGCAAAGTAAAAGTCGCGGGTCACGCGGAAGCCGTGCTGGCCGCAGCACAGGAGTGCCACCAACGCTAA
- a CDS encoding M48 family metalloprotease, with translation MTIRGKCASWLLVGALLPTVATASLPGDYRLPALGGGYSSYANQQEIRLGRAWARRFRHYVTEWQDPITQRYIEQLVARLLPYAQVEGIRPLVLLVEDDQLNAFAVPGGVIGVNGGLFLEAPDQDMLASVLAHELGHLAQHHYARQQDQADREMLPTLAGLLAGVVMAARGSGDAGIATMAGSQALFIGRQLAYSRQYEQEADRVGLTALAKAGMDPQAMPRMFDMLLRQSSLQGDTPPEFLMTHPLTASRVSDTRLRAAQYPVVTISRSLEYDMVRARAMLHFFPDDPALLRTKLQQDKALPDALRYLDALLLARQHRTQEALQQLDALAHQHDALLLIHASAADIALQANQPTEAFNRARLILRRVPDYTPAQLTAIRADLRFDANDAYQRAIQLTQQQPENADAWQLLAQAAHASGHEDISQRAMIEYRQLTGDLRGALALYDRLERAAKDRHDEAALDTLSAIKARLDDYVRDDMDAF, from the coding sequence ATGACGATTCGGGGTAAATGTGCCTCATGGCTACTGGTCGGCGCGCTGCTGCCCACCGTGGCGACCGCCAGCCTTCCCGGAGACTACCGCCTGCCTGCATTGGGAGGTGGGTATTCTTCCTATGCCAACCAGCAGGAGATCCGGCTCGGCCGGGCGTGGGCCAGACGCTTCAGGCACTATGTGACCGAATGGCAGGACCCCATCACCCAGCGCTATATCGAGCAGCTGGTCGCTCGGCTTCTGCCCTATGCACAGGTGGAAGGCATCCGTCCTCTGGTCCTGCTTGTCGAAGACGATCAGCTCAATGCTTTTGCGGTACCGGGTGGGGTTATCGGCGTCAACGGTGGACTGTTTCTGGAGGCTCCCGATCAGGACATGCTGGCGTCCGTGCTAGCTCATGAGCTGGGACACCTTGCCCAGCATCACTATGCGCGCCAGCAGGATCAAGCCGATCGGGAAATGCTGCCAACACTCGCAGGGTTGCTGGCAGGAGTCGTTATGGCGGCACGCGGTAGCGGCGATGCGGGTATCGCCACGATGGCGGGTAGCCAAGCACTGTTTATCGGCCGTCAGTTGGCTTACTCTCGCCAGTACGAACAGGAAGCGGATCGCGTAGGCCTAACCGCTCTTGCCAAGGCAGGTATGGACCCACAGGCCATGCCACGCATGTTCGATATGCTATTGCGTCAGAGCAGCCTGCAGGGCGATACGCCCCCTGAATTTCTGATGACGCACCCACTGACCGCATCACGCGTGAGCGATACCCGCCTCCGTGCCGCGCAATACCCCGTAGTCACGATATCGCGAAGCCTTGAATACGATATGGTACGCGCCCGGGCCATGCTGCATTTCTTCCCGGATGATCCCGCCTTACTACGCACCAAGCTACAACAGGACAAGGCGTTGCCGGATGCCCTGCGCTATCTCGACGCCCTCCTACTCGCTCGGCAGCACCGCACTCAAGAAGCGCTTCAACAACTGGACGCCCTCGCGCACCAGCACGACGCACTGCTGCTAATCCACGCATCTGCCGCAGACATTGCCCTGCAAGCCAACCAGCCTACCGAGGCCTTCAATCGTGCACGCCTGATCCTGCGCCGCGTGCCCGACTATACGCCCGCGCAGCTGACGGCCATTCGAGCAGATTTGCGCTTCGATGCCAACGATGCCTACCAACGTGCTATACAGCTGACTCAGCAGCAGCCTGAGAATGCTGACGCGTGGCAACTACTGGCGCAAGCTGCCCACGCCAGTGGCCATGAGGACATCAGCCAGCGCGCCATGATTGAGTACCGGCAGCTGACAGGCGATCTGCGTGGCGCGCTGGCCCTCTATGATCGTCTGGAGCGAGCAGCAAAAGACCGGCACGACGAAGCTGCACTGGACACCCTGTCGGCCATCAAGGCTCGGCTGGATGACTACGTGCGCGACGATATGGACGCGTTCTGA
- a CDS encoding peptidylprolyl isomerase: MLQDIRKHARGKAAKVVVAGIAVVLCSFGLESLFSHLTGFGASKDKSLIHINGEAVSRASIDKQIASLKASGQLAEGMEADARKELQQQLVVSTLLTQYMNNGGLRVSSDEALQALAFQLQAKDMDDARAKLQQLARQYGASPEALLDMQQRFMQSQLLEEATKASVWSTPSERQRLLALQQEKRTFRYKVLSSRELGQGVDVSQQEMQQYYDANKAAFMRPEQVRFNYVLLDRDAMSASAPVDDAVLRQAYERRLAAAHPRVSDIIITISSTRDEAAARARMAEAQQRLDQGESFASVARRYSDDSASASRGGDLGSVDADSFGNDFYRQVQPLKAGQRSKPFVLDGAVHLVQVTGLDVGSFDSMKAELTSELRQQQSDGPYDKAVRKLGDLVDESDDFNAVAKALGVPMQTSDWAAQADRKPFDNPKVMAEAFDPSVKDKGYNSQVIRLDDHRTMVLHVIESRAAQQLNFDEVRDQVRARVEQQKVAQAIDARGRQLAQQLQQGNGSVDGWSQVRDAGRSSVDVEPAVLAAAFTVTRPNGDQPQYAFRSLGNGERGVIIMLQKTSVDTSASLDERLGKELDNANSRAVLGGLVEQLQHQAKIEE, translated from the coding sequence ATGCTGCAAGATATACGGAAACACGCAAGGGGAAAGGCAGCCAAGGTCGTTGTCGCGGGCATCGCGGTGGTCTTGTGCAGTTTCGGGCTAGAGAGCCTGTTCTCCCATTTGACCGGTTTTGGGGCGAGCAAGGACAAGTCGCTCATTCACATCAATGGCGAGGCCGTGTCGCGTGCTTCCATCGACAAGCAAATTGCATCGCTGAAAGCGAGTGGGCAACTTGCCGAAGGCATGGAAGCTGACGCCCGCAAGGAATTGCAGCAGCAGCTCGTGGTTTCCACGCTGCTGACTCAGTACATGAACAATGGCGGTCTGCGCGTTTCCTCTGATGAAGCGCTACAGGCGCTGGCGTTCCAGCTGCAAGCTAAGGACATGGATGATGCGCGGGCCAAGCTGCAGCAATTGGCACGCCAGTACGGTGCCAGCCCGGAAGCGCTGCTGGACATGCAACAGCGCTTTATGCAGTCCCAGCTGCTGGAAGAAGCTACCAAAGCGTCCGTCTGGAGCACACCTAGCGAGCGTCAGCGCTTGCTGGCATTGCAGCAGGAGAAGCGCACCTTCCGCTATAAGGTGCTGTCTTCACGTGAGCTGGGCCAGGGCGTGGACGTAAGCCAGCAGGAAATGCAGCAGTACTACGATGCCAACAAGGCCGCGTTCATGCGTCCGGAGCAGGTGCGTTTTAACTACGTACTGCTTGATCGCGATGCCATGTCGGCGTCAGCGCCGGTTGACGATGCTGTACTGCGTCAGGCATACGAACGCCGACTGGCGGCGGCTCATCCGCGTGTTTCCGATATCATCATCACTATCAGCAGTACGCGTGATGAAGCGGCTGCACGCGCACGTATGGCTGAAGCGCAGCAGCGCCTCGACCAGGGTGAATCTTTTGCATCCGTGGCGCGTCGCTATTCCGATGACTCGGCGTCTGCGTCGCGTGGCGGTGATCTTGGCTCTGTCGATGCTGATAGCTTCGGTAACGACTTCTATCGTCAGGTACAACCGCTCAAAGCTGGGCAGCGCTCTAAACCGTTCGTGCTGGACGGTGCTGTGCATCTGGTGCAGGTGACAGGACTGGATGTCGGCAGCTTCGACAGTATGAAAGCGGAGTTGACCAGCGAGCTGCGCCAACAGCAGTCTGACGGACCGTATGACAAAGCGGTGCGCAAGCTGGGTGATCTGGTCGATGAAAGCGACGACTTCAATGCCGTTGCCAAAGCGTTGGGTGTTCCGATGCAGACCTCCGATTGGGCAGCGCAGGCGGATCGCAAGCCGTTCGATAATCCCAAGGTCATGGCGGAAGCCTTCGATCCGAGCGTCAAGGACAAAGGCTATAACAGCCAGGTCATTCGCCTTGATGATCATCGCACCATGGTGTTGCATGTTATCGAATCGCGTGCTGCTCAGCAGCTGAACTTCGATGAAGTTCGAGATCAGGTGCGCGCACGTGTCGAGCAGCAGAAAGTGGCGCAGGCCATTGATGCACGTGGTCGCCAGCTGGCACAGCAACTCCAGCAGGGTAATGGTAGCGTGGATGGCTGGAGTCAAGTACGTGATGCCGGTCGCAGCAGCGTTGACGTTGAGCCAGCAGTTCTTGCCGCCGCCTTCACTGTCACGCGTCCGAACGGTGATCAGCCGCAGTACGCTTTCCGTTCGCTGGGTAACGGCGAGCGCGGCGTTATCATCATGCTGCAGAAAACCAGCGTTGATACTAGCGCAAGCTTGGATGAGCGACTCGGCAAAGAGCTGGATAATGCGAACAGTCGTGCCGTGCTCGGTGGTCTTGTCGAGCAGTTGCAGCATCAGGCAAAAATAGAAGAGTAA
- a CDS encoding HU family DNA-binding protein: MNKSELIEAIAASADIPKAAATRALDAMIDAVTETLKDGGSVALVGFGTFSVKERAARTGRNPQTGAPINIAAAKVPGFKAGKALKDAVN; this comes from the coding sequence GTGAACAAATCCGAACTGATCGAAGCTATTGCAGCTTCCGCTGATATTCCTAAAGCGGCCGCTACTCGTGCCCTTGATGCGATGATTGATGCTGTCACTGAAACTCTGAAAGACGGTGGTTCTGTGGCGCTGGTCGGTTTTGGTACTTTCTCCGTTAAAGAACGTGCCGCTCGTACTGGCCGCAACCCGCAGACGGGTGCACCGATCAATATCGCTGCTGCCAAAGTGCCTGGCTTCAAAGCCGGTAAGGCACTGAAAGACGCGGTCAACTGA
- the lon gene encoding endopeptidase La: protein MTHSPEQAKRIPLLPLRDVVVYPQMVIPLFVGRKSSIQALEAAMEGDKQVLLLAQRNPGDDAPAQQDLFEVGTVAEIMQLLKLPDGTVKVLVEGRTRATVESIDDSGEFATALVSPRETETLTEREQDALTRVLLSQFEQYVKLSRKVPKEVMGTLNDIDDPVRLVDSICAHMSLSIEDKQALLEFNRVRDRIEHLMALIEAEIDLMQVEKRIRNRVKEQMEKSQREYYLNEQMKAIQKEMGELDSASTEIEQYEQKIDDAELPQDALDKARQELNKLQMMAPTSAEATVVRSYLDWLLSVPWKKRTRVRHDLSYAAKVLDEDHYGLEEVKERILEYLAVQKRVKKPKGSVLCLVGPPGVGKTSLGQSIARATSRKYTRLALGGVHDESEIRGHRRTYIGALPGKLIQRMSKVGVKNPLFLLDEIDKIGTDHRGDPASALLEVLDPEQNNTFNDHYLELDYDLSDVMFICTANSMNIPGPLRDRMEIIRLPGYTEDEKLAIARRYLLPKQLKANGLRDTELGLDDSALLELIRYYTREAGVRELERQIAKVARKVLRERLEQEEQRQTAEGQKLTSDDIERYAGVRKYSYGLADKTDQIGRVTGLAWTSVGGELLSLEAVVTPGKGRLNRTGSLGDVMKESVSAAWTVVKSRAASLGIDPERFEKEDIHIHLPEGATPKDGPSAGIGMVTAMVSAYTGRAVRCDVAMTGEINLRGEVMPIGGLKEKLLAARRGGIKTVLVPCENQRDLKEIPDAITQALDIRPVRWIDEVLDVALVDEAVDTPDTQHRGSEEPAHVVSTH, encoded by the coding sequence CCTCTGTTTGTCGGACGTAAATCTTCCATTCAGGCGCTCGAAGCGGCAATGGAAGGGGATAAGCAGGTCCTGTTGTTGGCTCAGCGCAATCCTGGCGATGATGCACCCGCTCAGCAGGATCTGTTCGAAGTAGGTACGGTGGCAGAGATCATGCAGCTGCTTAAGCTGCCTGACGGCACGGTCAAGGTACTGGTTGAAGGCCGCACCCGTGCGACAGTCGAGTCGATCGACGACAGCGGCGAGTTCGCTACAGCGTTGGTCAGCCCGCGCGAAACGGAAACACTGACCGAGCGCGAGCAGGATGCCTTGACGCGCGTGCTACTGAGCCAGTTCGAACAGTACGTCAAGCTGTCGCGTAAGGTGCCTAAGGAAGTGATGGGCACGCTGAACGATATCGACGACCCCGTGCGTCTGGTGGACAGCATCTGCGCGCACATGTCGCTGAGCATCGAAGACAAGCAGGCACTGCTTGAATTCAATCGCGTGCGTGATCGCATCGAACATCTGATGGCGCTGATCGAAGCGGAGATCGACCTGATGCAGGTCGAGAAACGCATCCGCAATCGCGTCAAGGAACAGATGGAGAAGTCACAGCGCGAGTACTATCTGAACGAGCAGATGAAGGCCATCCAGAAAGAAATGGGTGAGCTGGATAGTGCATCGACGGAAATCGAGCAGTACGAGCAGAAGATTGATGACGCCGAGCTGCCTCAGGATGCACTGGACAAAGCTCGTCAGGAGCTGAACAAGTTGCAGATGATGGCGCCCACGTCGGCCGAGGCTACCGTGGTGCGCAGCTACTTGGACTGGCTGCTGTCGGTGCCGTGGAAGAAGCGCACGCGCGTACGCCACGATCTGTCATATGCCGCCAAAGTGCTTGATGAAGATCACTACGGTCTTGAAGAAGTCAAGGAACGCATCCTTGAATACCTTGCTGTGCAGAAGCGCGTCAAGAAACCGAAAGGGTCTGTGCTGTGCTTGGTTGGTCCTCCTGGGGTGGGCAAGACCTCACTGGGGCAGTCTATCGCCCGTGCAACCAGCCGCAAGTACACGCGTCTGGCACTGGGGGGCGTACATGATGAGTCTGAAATCCGCGGTCATCGACGCACCTATATCGGTGCGCTGCCCGGTAAGCTGATCCAACGCATGAGCAAGGTTGGGGTCAAGAACCCACTGTTCCTGCTGGACGAAATCGACAAAATTGGCACTGATCATCGTGGTGATCCTGCTTCTGCATTGCTGGAAGTACTTGATCCCGAACAGAATAATACGTTCAATGACCACTATCTGGAGTTGGACTACGATCTGTCGGACGTGATGTTCATCTGCACGGCCAACTCGATGAATATTCCTGGGCCGCTGCGCGACCGCATGGAGATCATCCGGTTGCCGGGCTACACCGAAGACGAAAAGCTGGCCATTGCGCGTCGCTACTTGCTGCCGAAACAGCTCAAGGCCAATGGGCTGCGCGATACAGAGCTGGGGCTAGATGACAGCGCGCTGCTGGAGTTGATCCGCTATTACACGCGTGAAGCCGGTGTGCGCGAACTGGAGCGCCAGATCGCGAAGGTAGCGCGCAAGGTGCTGCGCGAGCGTCTCGAACAGGAAGAGCAGCGACAGACCGCAGAGGGTCAGAAGCTGACGTCTGATGATATCGAGCGCTATGCCGGAGTCCGAAAGTATAGCTATGGTCTTGCCGATAAGACGGATCAGATTGGTCGGGTGACGGGGCTGGCATGGACATCCGTCGGCGGAGAACTCTTGTCGCTGGAGGCTGTCGTAACGCCAGGCAAGGGACGTCTCAATCGCACCGGTTCGCTGGGCGATGTGATGAAAGAGTCTGTCAGTGCGGCGTGGACCGTGGTTAAATCGCGGGCGGCATCGCTGGGAATCGACCCTGAGCGCTTCGAGAAGGAAGATATCCATATCCACCTTCCTGAAGGGGCGACACCGAAGGACGGCCCGAGCGCAGGGATAGGCATGGTAACCGCCATGGTCTCTGCCTATACTGGCCGTGCCGTTCGCTGTGATGTGGCCATGACAGGTGAAATCAATCTGCGTGGTGAAGTCATGCCGATAGGTGGCCTAAAGGAGAAATTGCTGGCAGCCAGACGGGGTGGTATAAAGACCGTGCTTGTTCCCTGCGAAAACCAGCGCGATCTCAAGGAAATTCCTGACGCCATCACGCAGGCACTCGATATCCGACCCGTACGCTGGATCGACGAGGTGCTGGACGTAGCATTGGTCGATGAAGCCGTAGATACACCGGATACCCAACATCGCGGCAGTGAGGAACCGGCTCACGTGGTCAGTACTCATTGA